A section of the Polynucleobacter sp. AP-Jannik-300A-C4 genome encodes:
- a CDS encoding NUDIX domain-containing protein: MHRLTNTLSTSTVAALEEMLQNAARSAPPDFLPIHFSGESSAGQIIGHLNPEFTAYLQESLAKNPIPHIGIGHDRLSIQHARPLVLSQSLAKLADRMHQGGFIPGWRHEDFAWIGQNGHEYFRLERAAFRTFGFQSMATHINGYTKAGNLWLGRRSETKQTDPGRLDNLAAGGIGADETPWVNARRELWEEAGVPPQIADQIEPVGRIHMRRPIPGRGFHDEQLYIYDLELADNFIPTNHDGEVSGFIEISLSEAAARILADEFTSDAAFVTADFILRNIKAA; encoded by the coding sequence ATGCACAGGCTCACTAATACACTCAGCACCAGCACCGTCGCCGCTTTAGAGGAGATGCTCCAAAATGCTGCAAGATCTGCCCCACCAGATTTCTTGCCCATCCATTTTTCTGGGGAAAGCTCAGCTGGACAGATTATTGGGCACCTTAACCCTGAATTCACTGCCTATTTACAAGAATCCTTGGCTAAAAACCCAATCCCTCATATCGGGATTGGTCATGATCGACTCAGCATTCAGCATGCAAGGCCTTTAGTACTCTCACAGAGTCTGGCGAAATTGGCCGATCGGATGCACCAAGGTGGGTTTATTCCGGGCTGGAGGCATGAAGATTTTGCTTGGATTGGCCAAAATGGACACGAATACTTCCGTCTAGAGCGTGCAGCCTTCCGTACTTTTGGCTTTCAGAGCATGGCAACCCACATTAATGGCTATACCAAGGCTGGCAATCTCTGGCTTGGCCGTCGCAGCGAAACTAAACAGACTGACCCAGGTCGCCTAGATAACCTGGCAGCAGGCGGCATCGGCGCAGATGAAACTCCTTGGGTTAATGCCCGTCGAGAATTATGGGAGGAAGCCGGTGTTCCACCGCAGATTGCTGATCAAATAGAGCCGGTTGGCCGCATTCATATGCGCCGCCCCATTCCAGGGCGAGGATTTCATGACGAGCAGCTCTACATTTATGACTTAGAGCTTGCGGATAACTTTATACCCACCAATCATGATGGCGAGGTCAGTGGTTTTATTGAAATCTCGCTTTCAGAGGCTGCAGCCCGTATTCTGGCCGATGAATTCACTAG
- a CDS encoding MFS transporter, which produces MSLSTTSQKLSLTQVLIFGGLMVTFSMGIRHGFGLFNLPITMENGWGRETFALTIALQNLIWGAVQPITGALADRYGAFKIMVAGGALYALGLAGMAISTDALNFSLAGGLLIGLAQTATTYSVIYGILGRNVAAEKRVWAMGIAAAAGSFGQFLMIPVEQGLLSSFGANDALLMLALMASLMIPIAFMLREPKAINQHQGNDQTIKQALKEAIRNPSFKLLTLGYFVCGFQVVFIAVHLAPYLKDLSKIYPDVGAPAVATTALALIGLFNIFGTYSAGILGQRFPKRYLLSGIYISRSIAIAAFIWLPLSPVSTYIFAAIMGFLWLSTIPLTNAIVAQIFGVKYLTMLSGLVFFSHQLGSFCGAYFGGYLFDRTGSYLIVWNIAIALGMFAFLVNLPVKERALERTVMA; this is translated from the coding sequence ATGTCACTGAGCACGACAAGCCAAAAACTATCTCTGACGCAGGTACTGATTTTTGGCGGCCTGATGGTAACTTTTTCCATGGGGATACGCCATGGATTTGGTCTCTTTAATTTACCAATCACAATGGAAAACGGTTGGGGCCGTGAAACTTTCGCGCTAACTATCGCATTACAGAATTTGATTTGGGGTGCAGTTCAACCTATTACAGGCGCATTAGCAGATCGCTATGGTGCATTCAAAATCATGGTCGCTGGTGGTGCACTTTATGCACTCGGTTTAGCTGGCATGGCCATCTCCACAGATGCCTTGAATTTTTCACTAGCTGGTGGATTACTCATTGGTCTTGCGCAAACTGCAACAACATACAGTGTGATCTATGGAATCTTAGGTCGCAACGTTGCTGCAGAAAAAAGAGTGTGGGCAATGGGCATTGCTGCAGCTGCAGGATCATTTGGACAGTTCCTCATGATTCCGGTTGAGCAAGGATTACTCAGTAGCTTTGGTGCTAATGATGCGCTGCTGATGTTGGCACTCATGGCCAGCCTCATGATTCCGATTGCATTTATGTTGCGTGAACCCAAGGCAATCAATCAACATCAAGGCAACGATCAAACTATCAAGCAAGCTTTAAAAGAAGCAATCCGCAACCCGAGTTTCAAGTTACTTACCTTGGGATATTTTGTGTGTGGATTTCAGGTGGTATTTATAGCTGTTCACTTAGCACCTTATCTTAAAGATTTATCCAAAATCTACCCCGATGTGGGCGCACCTGCAGTTGCAACAACTGCACTTGCCTTAATTGGACTCTTCAATATCTTTGGGACCTACAGTGCCGGAATTCTGGGACAACGATTTCCGAAGCGCTACCTGCTTTCAGGTATCTATATCAGTAGATCGATTGCCATTGCAGCCTTTATTTGGCTACCTCTCAGCCCAGTCTCTACCTACATCTTCGCTGCAATCATGGGCTTTCTCTGGCTCTCCACAATCCCCCTGACGAATGCCATTGTGGCGCAAATCTTTGGCGTCAAATACCTCACCATGCTTTCAGGCTTGGTATTCTTTTCTCATCAACTAGGCAGCTTTTGCGGCGCTTACTTTGGTGGATACTTATTTGATCGCACCGGCTCCTATCTGATTGTTTGGAATATCGCTATCGCATTAGGAATGTTTGCATTCTTAGTTAATCTTCCCGTAAAAGAGCGAGCACTTGAACGCACTGTAATGGCCTAA
- a CDS encoding CaiB/BaiF CoA-transferase family protein, with product MGALSHIRVLDLSRVLAGPWCAQNLADLGADVIKVERPGVGDDTRHWGPPFVKDAQGNDTSETAYFICINRNKRSITVDISKPEGQEIIRQLAKESDVVIENYKVGDLAKYGLDYESLKKIKSDLIYCSITGFGQDGPYAHRPGYDFIIQGMGGFMSVTGEADDFPGASPQKAGVAIADIFTGMYASTAILAAVVHRDKTGQGQYIDMALLDTQIAVMANVSSAYLCSDKVPRRWGNASPIIVPYQTFPTSDGWMIVAVGNDGQFKHFVTAGGEAHLAENPLYINNPIRVENRKSLIPLLEVMTRRKTKAEWISLLEAANVPCGPINNFEEVFDNEQVKARGVQIHVPHPTAGTMKLVGSPMRLSETPVEVRMAPPTLGQHTDEILRERLSLDSQAIATLKEKGIT from the coding sequence ATGGGAGCCTTAAGTCATATTCGTGTTTTAGACCTCAGCCGTGTTCTTGCCGGCCCGTGGTGCGCACAAAACCTCGCCGATCTCGGTGCAGATGTCATTAAAGTGGAGCGCCCAGGCGTTGGAGATGACACCCGGCACTGGGGTCCTCCATTTGTGAAGGATGCCCAGGGCAATGACACCTCAGAAACAGCCTATTTCATCTGTATTAATCGCAATAAACGCTCTATTACGGTAGATATTAGTAAGCCTGAGGGTCAAGAAATCATTCGCCAACTGGCCAAAGAGTCAGATGTCGTCATTGAAAACTACAAAGTGGGTGATCTAGCCAAATACGGTCTGGACTATGAAAGCCTCAAAAAGATCAAATCTGACCTGATTTACTGTTCTATTACTGGTTTTGGTCAAGATGGTCCTTATGCGCATCGCCCTGGTTACGACTTCATCATCCAAGGAATGGGTGGTTTTATGAGTGTTACCGGGGAAGCAGATGACTTTCCGGGGGCTAGCCCACAAAAAGCGGGGGTCGCCATTGCCGATATCTTTACCGGTATGTATGCCAGCACCGCTATTTTGGCTGCGGTCGTCCATCGAGATAAAACGGGACAGGGTCAATATATTGATATGGCTCTCCTTGATACCCAGATTGCAGTAATGGCCAATGTCTCCAGCGCCTATTTATGCTCAGATAAAGTACCTCGTCGCTGGGGCAATGCCTCGCCCATCATTGTTCCTTATCAAACCTTTCCGACCTCAGATGGTTGGATGATTGTGGCAGTTGGCAACGATGGGCAGTTCAAGCACTTTGTCACAGCTGGTGGCGAGGCCCATTTGGCTGAAAACCCCCTCTATATTAATAATCCAATCCGCGTTGAGAATCGTAAGTCATTGATTCCATTGCTAGAAGTGATGACTCGCCGTAAAACAAAGGCTGAATGGATTAGCCTCTTAGAGGCGGCAAACGTACCCTGTGGGCCAATCAACAACTTTGAAGAAGTGTTTGATAACGAGCAAGTAAAGGCCCGTGGCGTCCAAATCCATGTTCCGCACCCTACGGCAGGCACTATGAAGCTCGTTGGTAGCCCAATGCGTCTATCAGAGACCCCGGTAGAGGTTCGTATGGCTCCACCCACCTTGGGTCAGCATACCGATGAAATACTTCGGGAGCGCCTTAGTCTTGATTCTCAGGCTATTGCCACGCTGAAAGAAAAAGGGATTACTTAA
- a CDS encoding DNA topoisomerase IV subunit B: MATRKTSEYSESSIQVLKGLEPVRQRPGMYTRTDNPLHIIQEVLDNASDEALGGFGKQIIVTLHTDSSVSVEDDGRGIPVGMHPTEKLPVVEIVFTQLHAGGKFEKGTGGAYAFSGGLHGVGVSVTNALSKRLEVTVWREGQISTLTFADGKVIEKLKTSAAGKEDKSHGTRVRAWPDGKYFDSAAIPMPELIRLLRSKAVLLPGVKVTLIQEKSGESQTWQYAQGLRGYLNEAIAQAGHGPEVIPPFEGEQYATGNGDDDSFAEGEGAAWVVTWTEDGPPVRESYVNLIPTPAGGTHESGLREGLFNAVKGFIEMHALQPKGVKLMPEDVFARASFILSAKVLDPQFQGQIKERLNSRDAVRLVSGYAKSALELWLNEHVDYGRKLADLVIKQAQARTRAGQKVEKKKSSGVAVLPGKLTDCESQDIGLNEIFLVEGDSAGGSAKMGRNKEYQAILPLRGKVLNTWEAERDRLFANNEVHDIAVAIGVDPHGANDSPDLSNLRYGKVCILSDADVDGAHIQVLLLTLFYKHFPKLIELGHVHISRPPLFRVDAPARGKKPAQKIYALDANELQAIEDKLRKDGVKESAWQISRFKGLGEMSAEQLWDTTLNPDTRRLLPVTLGTWTEDETIKTMDMLMGKSESGARRDWLEERGNEVEADI, translated from the coding sequence ATGGCTACACGTAAAACTTCCGAATACAGCGAATCATCCATTCAGGTTCTAAAAGGTCTTGAACCCGTCCGTCAGCGGCCGGGAATGTACACCCGCACCGATAATCCCTTGCACATCATCCAAGAGGTACTTGATAACGCTTCTGATGAGGCTTTAGGCGGATTTGGTAAGCAAATCATCGTGACTTTGCATACCGATAGCAGTGTGAGCGTGGAAGACGACGGTCGTGGAATCCCCGTTGGTATGCATCCAACTGAGAAATTACCCGTTGTAGAAATTGTCTTTACCCAACTTCATGCTGGCGGTAAGTTTGAAAAAGGTACTGGTGGCGCCTATGCTTTCTCTGGTGGTTTGCATGGTGTCGGTGTTTCTGTAACAAACGCCTTATCGAAGCGCCTAGAGGTCACTGTCTGGCGTGAAGGCCAAATTTCTACTTTGACCTTTGCTGATGGCAAGGTCATCGAAAAGCTCAAAACTAGCGCTGCTGGTAAAGAAGATAAATCTCACGGCACCCGTGTGCGTGCATGGCCAGATGGCAAGTACTTTGATAGTGCGGCCATCCCGATGCCAGAACTCATTCGGCTCTTGCGTTCTAAAGCGGTATTGCTGCCAGGCGTCAAAGTCACCCTCATTCAAGAGAAGTCTGGCGAGAGTCAAACTTGGCAATATGCCCAAGGCTTACGCGGTTATTTAAATGAAGCAATAGCTCAAGCTGGCCATGGCCCAGAAGTTATTCCACCATTTGAGGGGGAGCAATACGCCACCGGCAATGGTGATGATGATTCCTTTGCTGAAGGCGAGGGTGCAGCCTGGGTTGTGACCTGGACTGAAGATGGACCACCGGTGCGTGAGAGTTACGTGAACTTAATTCCGACTCCAGCAGGCGGAACCCATGAGAGCGGATTGCGTGAAGGTCTCTTTAATGCCGTCAAAGGTTTTATTGAGATGCATGCTTTGCAGCCTAAGGGTGTGAAGCTCATGCCTGAGGACGTGTTTGCCCGCGCCTCATTTATTTTGTCTGCCAAAGTATTGGACCCACAATTCCAGGGTCAAATCAAAGAGCGTTTGAACTCCAGAGATGCGGTACGCTTAGTTTCTGGTTACGCCAAATCGGCACTTGAGCTTTGGCTGAATGAGCATGTGGATTACGGTCGTAAATTAGCAGACTTAGTAATCAAGCAGGCGCAGGCACGAACCCGCGCCGGTCAAAAAGTCGAGAAGAAAAAATCCTCTGGTGTAGCAGTTCTACCTGGAAAACTGACCGACTGTGAGAGTCAAGACATTGGCCTTAATGAAATCTTCCTTGTTGAGGGTGATTCAGCTGGCGGCTCAGCCAAGATGGGTCGTAATAAAGAGTATCAAGCGATTTTGCCTCTGCGCGGTAAGGTTCTTAATACTTGGGAAGCGGAGCGTGATCGCTTATTTGCAAACAATGAAGTGCACGACATCGCTGTTGCGATTGGCGTAGATCCCCATGGCGCTAACGACAGTCCTGATTTGTCGAATTTGCGTTATGGCAAAGTCTGCATCTTGTCGGATGCGGACGTCGATGGAGCCCATATTCAGGTATTGCTATTAACTTTGTTCTACAAGCATTTCCCGAAACTAATCGAATTAGGTCATGTGCATATTTCTAGGCCACCATTGTTTAGGGTGGATGCACCAGCACGTGGCAAAAAGCCTGCACAAAAAATCTATGCGCTAGATGCAAATGAACTCCAAGCTATTGAAGATAAGTTGCGCAAAGATGGCGTAAAAGAATCTGCTTGGCAGATTTCTCGCTTCAAAGGTTTGGGTGAGATGAGTGCTGAGCAATTGTGGGATACGACTTTAAATCCAGATACCCGTCGCCTCTTGCCGGTGACCTTGGGCACCTGGACGGAAGATGAAACAATTAAAACAATGGATATGTTGATGGGTAAATCCGAATCCGGGGCGCGTCGTGATTGGTTAGAAGAGCGCGGTAACGAAGTGGAGGCGGATATCTAA
- the parC gene encoding DNA topoisomerase IV subunit A gives MNVVEVDEPITAEAGGPKDPHDPKKIELNEDDKDSLTLAVYAERAYLDYAISVVKGRALPDVSDGQKPVQRRILFSMSEMGLRADAKPVKSARVVGDVLGKFHPHGDQSAYDALVRLAQSFSLRYPLIDGQGNFGSRDGDGAAAMRYTEARLTKIAGLLLSEIDEGTVDFAPNYDGSFQEPKLLPARLPFVLLNGASGIAVGMATEIPSHNLREVASAAIALMKSPKMSTSELLEIMPGPDYPGGGQIISSSAEIAQIYEAGRGSLKVRARWSIEELARGQWQVVVNELPPSTSSQRVLQEIEEITNPKVKVGKKTLTPEQNNLKSTILNVLDGVRDESSKDAAVRLVFEPKSKNIDVNEFVNLLLAHTSLESNAPMNLVMIGTDGRPRQKGLKEIIAEWISFRVGTVTRRTQHRLGKVNDRMHILEGRLIVLLNIDKVIKIIRNSDEPKADLIKEFKLSDRQAEDILDIRLRQLARLEGIKIEQELKELKSERDDLEGLLQSDTVLRKRIIKEIESDMKDFGDDRRTLIQEDKRAVAETKVLDEPVTVIVSQKGWVRVRQGHEHDATQFGFKAGDALYGTFECRTVDVMQGFGSDGRVYTVPVSELPGARGDGSPLTSFVNLAAGSQMVAYYAGQSDDLVLISTRSGNGFLANVADMTTRNKAGKSFVGIDSKFPGGDAPLGAAKVTAGMKQVACLSESSKLLVFPLDELKRLPTGGKGVILMGLDDKEKLASAIAVGADGATYSGAGRAGKPTELSLDAKTLKSFAGNRARKGHFVEPRLKDGKLKAN, from the coding sequence ATGAATGTTGTTGAAGTTGACGAGCCAATTACTGCTGAAGCAGGCGGCCCGAAAGATCCTCATGATCCAAAAAAGATTGAGCTCAATGAAGATGACAAAGACAGCCTCACCTTGGCAGTCTATGCTGAGCGGGCTTACTTAGATTACGCAATCAGCGTTGTTAAGGGCCGCGCCTTACCCGATGTATCGGATGGTCAAAAGCCAGTACAGCGCCGTATTCTGTTCTCAATGAGTGAGATGGGTTTACGCGCTGACGCTAAACCTGTGAAGAGTGCTCGCGTGGTTGGTGATGTTCTCGGTAAGTTTCATCCCCATGGCGACCAATCTGCCTACGACGCATTAGTGCGTCTTGCCCAAAGCTTTTCACTGCGATATCCGCTGATCGATGGTCAGGGTAACTTTGGTTCACGTGATGGCGATGGTGCGGCAGCAATGCGTTACACCGAAGCGCGTTTAACCAAGATTGCTGGACTCTTACTCAGTGAGATTGATGAAGGCACGGTGGACTTTGCACCGAACTACGACGGATCTTTTCAGGAGCCTAAGTTATTACCAGCACGCTTACCCTTTGTTCTATTGAACGGAGCATCCGGTATTGCGGTAGGTATGGCAACAGAAATCCCTTCACATAACTTACGTGAAGTCGCTAGCGCGGCGATTGCTTTAATGAAGTCTCCGAAGATGAGTACTTCAGAACTATTGGAGATCATGCCTGGCCCAGACTATCCAGGTGGTGGTCAAATCATTTCTTCCTCGGCTGAAATTGCACAGATTTATGAAGCAGGTCGTGGTAGCCTCAAAGTTCGTGCTCGCTGGTCTATTGAAGAGCTAGCTCGTGGCCAATGGCAAGTTGTGGTGAATGAGTTACCGCCATCCACATCATCTCAACGTGTATTACAAGAGATTGAAGAAATTACCAATCCAAAAGTGAAGGTTGGTAAAAAGACATTAACTCCTGAGCAAAACAATCTCAAATCCACCATTTTGAATGTTCTCGATGGTGTACGTGACGAGTCGAGCAAAGATGCCGCTGTGCGTTTGGTATTTGAGCCTAAGAGTAAAAATATTGACGTTAATGAGTTCGTCAACTTATTACTGGCGCATACATCCTTGGAATCCAATGCGCCAATGAACTTGGTGATGATTGGTACCGATGGTCGCCCACGTCAAAAAGGTCTCAAAGAGATTATTGCTGAGTGGATTTCTTTCAGAGTTGGAACTGTTACACGACGTACTCAGCATCGCTTGGGTAAAGTCAACGATCGGATGCATATTTTGGAAGGACGCCTCATTGTTCTTCTCAATATTGACAAGGTCATTAAGATCATTCGTAATAGCGACGAGCCTAAGGCTGACCTCATTAAAGAATTTAAGCTGAGCGATCGTCAAGCCGAAGATATTTTGGATATCCGTTTGCGTCAGTTGGCTCGACTGGAAGGCATCAAGATTGAGCAAGAGTTAAAAGAGCTCAAGTCTGAGCGTGATGATCTTGAAGGTTTATTGCAGAGCGATACCGTATTACGCAAGCGCATTATCAAAGAAATCGAGTCTGACATGAAGGATTTTGGCGATGATCGCCGTACCTTGATTCAGGAAGATAAGCGCGCTGTTGCCGAGACTAAGGTATTGGATGAACCAGTAACTGTGATCGTGTCTCAAAAGGGTTGGGTACGTGTACGCCAGGGTCACGAGCATGATGCAACGCAGTTTGGCTTCAAAGCGGGTGATGCTCTCTACGGCACGTTTGAGTGCCGCACAGTTGATGTGATGCAAGGCTTTGGTAGTGATGGCCGTGTCTATACAGTTCCCGTCAGTGAATTGCCAGGCGCTCGTGGAGATGGTTCGCCATTAACAAGCTTTGTGAACTTGGCAGCTGGATCGCAGATGGTGGCCTACTATGCCGGTCAATCTGATGATCTTGTACTGATCTCAACTCGATCTGGTAATGGCTTCCTAGCAAACGTTGCAGACATGACTACCCGTAATAAGGCTGGTAAGTCATTCGTTGGCATCGATAGCAAATTCCCAGGCGGTGATGCACCGCTCGGAGCTGCTAAGGTGACTGCTGGCATGAAGCAAGTTGCCTGCTTATCTGAAAGCTCTAAGTTGCTAGTTTTCCCGCTCGATGAACTCAAGCGTTTACCTACTGGTGGTAAAGGTGTGATTTTGATGGGCTTGGACGATAAGGAGAAACTGGCTTCTGCAATTGCGGTGGGTGCTGATGGGGCGACTTATTCTGGTGCTGGTCGTGCAGGCAAGCCAACAGAGTTGAGTCTCGACGCAAAAACTCTGAAGTCTTTTGCAGGTAATCGCGCTCGTAAGGGACACTTTGTAGAGCCAAGACTCAAGGATGGAAAGCTAAAAGCGAACTAA